From one Dermacentor andersoni chromosome 1, qqDerAnde1_hic_scaffold, whole genome shotgun sequence genomic stretch:
- the LOC126546146 gene encoding enoyl-CoA hydratase domain-containing protein 3, mitochondrial-like: MMPTFFCSAMKICNRGVRSCLRGLLSTNYPIAPSDLTKELHTTTSYRAGLVSVNDVNGIREITLNNPKKRNVLSLAVLRELDACFKEVDKENAVRCVVLSSSGPVFSSGHDLKELKIESSDTAKIGEIFTVCTRVMTAIRKLSVPVVAQVNGLAAAAGCQLVATCDIVLATDKASFSLPGAAFGLFCSTPGIAVARCVPQKMSAYMLFTGNTISAQEALRSGLVSKVVPEDKLQEETDHVVSAIVAKSKSVLSLGKKFYYRQIQMGIEDAYAEGERVMLHNLEYSDSQEGINAFAEKRKPCWEHTDRKF; the protein is encoded by the coding sequence ATGATGCCAACATTTTTTTGCTCTGCGATGAAAATTTGTAATCGTGGAGTTCGCTCTTGTTTACGAGGCTTGCTTTCAACGAATTATCCAATCGCACCTAGCGACCTGACCAAGGAACTCCACACGACTACATCGTATCGTGCAGGCCTCGTCTCGGTGAACGACGTGAACGGTATCCGGGAAATTACCCTTAACAATCCAAAAAAACGGAACGTCTTGTCACTTGCTGTGCTTAGGGAACTGGATGCTTGTTTTAAGGAGGTCGACAAGGAAAACGCCGTTCGCTGCGTTGTCCTTTCTAGCAGCGGGCCTGTCTTCAGCTCGGGACATGACCTGAAGGAGCTGAAAATTGAGTCCAGTGATACCGCCAAAATTGGAGAGATATTTACCGTCTGCACCCGTGTCATGACGGCGATACGTAAGCTGTCTGTTCCTGTCGTCGCCCAGGTGAATGGTCTCGCGGCGGCGGCAGGTTGCCAGCTGGTCGCCACCTGCGACATCGTACTGGCCACAGACAAGGCTTCCTTCTCGCTTCCAGGTGCTGCGTTCGGTCTGTTCTGCTCGACGCCTGGCATCGCGGTAGCCCGTTGCGTGCCACAGAAGATGTCTGCCTACATGCTGTTCACTGGCAACACCATAAGTGCTCAAGAAGCGCTGAGAAGTGGCCTGGTGAGCAAAGTGGTCCCCGAAGATAAGCTTCAAGAGGAAACAGACCATGTGGTCTCGGCCATCGTGGCCAAGAGCAAATCCGTTCTGTCTCTCGGCAAGAAGTTTTACTATAGACAGATTCAGATGGGTATCGAGGACGCGTACGCTGAAGGCGAGCGAGTGATGCTCCACAACTTGGAGTACAGCGACTCTCAGGAAGGTATCAACGCCTTCGCCGAGAAGAGGAAACCATGCTGGGAACACACAGACCGAAAATTTTAG